acccatcggaccccaaggtccgaccgtctgtgaaatttttttttttttttttcctgcgatttgagagagagaggggaagagataggtccgatggtcggaccatggggtccgatgggtccgattggtcggaccccatcggaccccatggtccgaccatcggacctggggtgtgggattcttgggaccggccgagacagagagagagagatgtttgggggtatttttggggttttgaaaaaaaaggtatagtttttttaaggcttaaattattggtttagaaatcaaattttttgattttctaagtatagaaaatcaaatttcccctcTCAAGAGAGAAACCCTCTCCAGTCTCCACTCCAAAGCCCTCAATCTGATTCCTTTGAATTTTCGGAGCAAAATTTGTAAGAATCGATCTCTAACTTCTTTCTGCGATATTATTATATGctcaattttacttttttaattattgataaATCAAAAAGCAAATTAATTTACAGATTTTCTTTCAGTGTTGAAAGAAAagcaaattaaatttttatgtttaattttatttccatagatctatttatatatatacgtatatttatatgtttaatgaAAGTTCAGCGATACCAGAATGCAAATGCAAAATTTCGATATCTTTGAAGCATCTTCTACTGTTCTTCTGTTTTGACAAAATTTAGTATATTAGTTAGATTTTTTTGGGTGGAATTGATATCTGTTTCTAATTGTTGGGATGGAAATGaagaaatattaattatatgaatCATAGAAGTGCAGGAGTAACTCTGTTCTTAGTATTAGAGAAATGGTACTTCCATTCACTGAATTTGGTCTTCATGGTATTTATATTTGTTCTTAACTTACATTGTTGATATTACTATTGTTGCAGTCATTGCCTGGCAAAAAGGAGGGCTCAAATGGAATCATCCATGGCTGATGAGgacagaatttcgaaattacctgaTGCACTGATCACTCACATATTGTCTTTTCTTCCCACTGAAGAAGTCGTTCGAACGTGCCTTCTTTCAAAGCGTTGGAAACTCATCTGGTATGCAGTCCCCACTATCTTTTTCTCCAATGATAAAAATAGGGATGATCTTGTACAATTATGTCGATAAATATGTGGAACACCGCAAGAAAGGTGCGGAATTTATGGTCGATTCAGACATAACTAGTTTTGTGCTTCATATGAATGGAGAATGTCAAAGAAAGTAAGTTTTACCTCATAGATAAATGGTTAGCTTATGTTGTTGGGAAAAAGGTAAAGGAATTAAAGCTTTCGGCGAATCTGGATCCAATGCTGTACTACAGCTTACCACAAATATTTTTGGAAAATGCAAGATGTTTGACTATTTTAGAGTTGTGTAACATAGAGTTGGATACTTCTTGTTCATTTAGCTTTCCATCTCTAAAAACTCTATCGTTGCACGATGTTCATATTTTAGATACTACAGAGGATGATGGGGCATTTAAGTTTTTGTTGGGTTGCCCTTCTCTTGAAAAGTTGCTGTTACGTGATGCTGAATTCGATGATCACTTCCGATTGCAAAGTTCAAGCCTCAAGTTCTTGAAAGTtgattatttaaacatgtatcaTGAATCATATCTTCAAGTTGAAGCCATAAATCTTGAGTCTTTGATACTAAAGGATGTTATTTTCAACAAAATAGATCTCTCTTCTTGCAAGAAAGTTAGAAATCTCTCATTAGCTGAATGTACGGAAGATAGTCAGTCATCATTACAAGTTTTTATCTCTAATTTTCCTCTTCTTGAGCACTTGACTTTGAGTTTCTATAGTTTTTATGAATATAGTTCAAAGCATCTTAAAATCTCGAATCAACACTTGAAAAGTCTCATTGTTAAGGAGTACGATCCAGATGAAATGATCAACACTATTACAATTGAATCAGCTCCAAATTTTACATCCTTTTGTTATAGAGGTGATATCTGTTTTAGCATATCTCTAGAGTCATCTAATTTGTTGAATGGAACATTCGATCTATACGAGGAACCTTGGCTTGACTGCGACACAAGATTTACCAATCtaatgaaatttttctcaaatttcAATTGCTCTTGGAATGTTGTAAGCCTACTTTTCCACGACAATAAGGTATTATGCTTTATTTGTTTCTGTAACCTTATTTCAAGTTAGTATTATTAGTCTACATATTGTATATTAGCCGATatgtttatatgtttgtatgtagGCTCTCGTATTGTCAGAAAAGTTGAAGAACATATGTCCTTCTCCCTTGATTAATTGGAAGCATCTCAAATTAGTTATTGGTGAATATGATCCTGAAAAATTATCAGATTGGAAGGATTCATTGTTGTGGATTTCACCTTCTTTAGAAACATTATTTATTAACGGGAAGCTGATATTTTAGTTTGCATTACAATAATGTAATTGTTGATTATGAGTAGCAATGACTTTTTGATTGTGTATGAGGTTTTTTcctcatacttttttttttttttgtgaattaGTTGATATTgctcaatttatttttatacatattgTTGCAATTCTTATAAATAATCTACAAACTTGATATATAAAGTTTATTAGAATATATGATTGGCTTTTCTCATTTTTCCTAAATGAAAGAATtgctttgaatttgaaatattgTATGGCTACATTATTTTAACtttgctttttcatttttagtattataaaGAAGACACAACATATGGCATAGTCTGTAATTGTTCTAGCAGTGATGTTTCTTATCTCATTTCTCTGATGTTTTTTTGTTGAGATCTGTAAAAGTGAACTTATGTCTCAGTTGCTTATCAGAATGATCTTCCAATTGAAATAAAGATCATTCTGATGTAAAAGATTAACTATGCATGCAATTGATGATTGTGATGAGCCTGACTCAGTGGAATCTTTTAGCATCTTGATCACTTGAACCCTTTGAATCGATTCCTCAATCATTTCAGAGGAATTCATTTCAAGAAAATCAGTGCCAGCCAAGTTTTGATTACTAAGTTTTATATCTGTTTTGTTGATTATAATTAAAACACGTTCATGTAAAAATTCAGTAAAGTTCTTTATGCAAGTGTTATATACCAGCGGAATTGTCAGTGAAACATGTTCATGTAAACATGATCATAATTGTCAGTGATCAAACTTGTATTGTCAGTGATCATTTCTCTCAGGTCTCTTGAGTAATGTATTCATATCTTGTGCCAACTCCTATGTTTCGTGGACTGTCATCTCGCCATAGTGAGTCCATGATTGCTGCAAGCTGATATATATAAGCACATGTTTTACTTCTCTCTGAGGAGCAAATTCTAAAAACTCATGGCCTCCCACAAACAACTCTACTTGCTTTTTTATACGAGGATTGTTATTGGGCACCAGTAGTACCCAATACTTACTATAAGTGACGTCTTACAATTGATTATCGATATTCcgtaaaagttatttttttaagttatataggaCTCGATACTTAATTGACACCGAGAAGGGTGTTAGGCACCAGTAGTGCCTTTTAACAATTCTCTTTTTATACGGGTTTAAGGAGGAGGGTATTTTAgacattttatattattatagagTTAATCTTTTGATTAACTTATATAAGGTTTGTATCTACTTGCTATAAATATGGGTTAAATGagagttatttactttttgttTGGCCTtgtctcttctttttcttcacatTTCTTGTTTCTTGGATGGAGCAGCAGCATTAATATTAATACTTATTTGATTAcgttaagtaaaaaaaaagtacTAAATATTTATTGCTGGCTGTATCaactaaataattttatatattaatttattggaAAGGAAACATCTCTTCCTTCCTCTCTATTTATTAATTCCTCAACCTCAATCTCAGGTTACATACAACATCAGGTAACCATTTTCATggctttactttttttttttttactttctttCTTTTGGAATGACTTTTCATGTTTTTCTTATGTTATTTGTGTTATGTTGTTACAGCACTAGCTCACACAGTTCTCATCAATGGGAAATGATGATGACAGAATTTCAAAACAACCTGATCCACTGCTCATTCACATCATGTCGTTTCTTACCACACAAGATGTCGTTCGAACATGTCTCCTTTCAAAGCGTTGGAAACTCATCTGGTATTCGGTCCAACAATCTTTTTCTATGATGTTTCTAATAATGTTAAAAAGTTATACAACTATGTCGATAACTATTTGAAGAATCTCAAGAAAGATGTTATGATAACTAGTTTTAGGCTTTACATGATTGGATTTTACTATAGAAGAAGCAAGGCTGAAGTTCTAGACAAATGGTTAGCTTTTGCAGTTGAGAATAAGGTTAAGGAACTGCATTTTTGCTTAGATCAACAGCCTGTAGAATACATGTATTCATCCCATCACTATATCTTGCCTAAGTTTGTATTACAGAATTCAAGAAATTTGACTATTTTGAAGTTGGATGGGGTAGAGGTTGACACTAGTTCTTATTCATTTAGTTTTCCATCTCTAAAAACTTTGTCATTGGGACAAGTTCGACGTTCGGATAATGCTGAGGTTGATGTGGTATTTCAGTTCTTGTTGGGTTCCCCTTCTCTTGAGAAATTGATGTTACTTAACTATTGCTTCTTAGGTGTTGAAAGTATCCCCCCCTGCGAAGTTTAAGCCTTAAGTTTTTTGAACTTGAAATTTCAGCATGTTTGTTTGTTGTCAAATTTGAAGCCATAAATCTTGAAACTTTGTTACTACATAGAGTTTCATTGGACAATTATAATTTCACCTCTTGCAAGAAAATTAGAAATCTCTCGTTAGTTGACTGTTCG
This Cannabis sativa cultivar Pink pepper isolate KNU-18-1 chromosome 6, ASM2916894v1, whole genome shotgun sequence DNA region includes the following protein-coding sequences:
- the LOC133038829 gene encoding uncharacterized protein LOC133038829; the encoded protein is MENVKESKFYLIDKWLAYVVGKKVKELKLSANLDPMLYYSLPQIFLENARCLTILELCNIELDTSCSFSFPSLKTLSLHDVHILDTTEDDGAFKFLLGCPSLEKLLLRDAEFDDHFRLQSSSLKFLKVDYLNMYHESYLQVEAINLESLILKDVIFNKIDLSSCKKVRNLSLAECTEDSQSSLQVFISNFPLLEHLTLSFYSFYEYSSKHLKISNQHLKSLIVKEYDPDEMINTITIESAPNFTSFCYRGDICFSISLESSNLLNGTFDLYEEPWLDCDTRFTNLMKFFSNFNCSWNVVSLLFHDNKALVLSEKLKNICPSPLINWKHLKLVIGEYDPEKLSDWKDSLLWISPSLETLFINGKLIF